From a region of the Syngnathus typhle isolate RoL2023-S1 ecotype Sweden linkage group LG12, RoL_Styp_1.0, whole genome shotgun sequence genome:
- the brf2 gene encoding transcription factor IIIB 50 kDa subunit: MPAAGLKCPRCGSPNIVEDDHHTQRQNVCVDCGAVVSEGALTHDVFEGSDVSYSRTTAVAKKPCLNQIKGQQQLKALCRVLRANNEIETLSSTYFAQAYEHESFLKVSLQKKECLAGCCVLVSCRQLNWPVTMGTIACLMEADIVMMGAVYQEMMKVLKVEAPLINVSDVMEAHCQEYKISSLDVHEDLAEDHKDLNKRALSLVELAADAWILTGRKPVPLMMATVYLAWQSLNPNHVRIKVSLEKFCLIAKMKKNRVAAKRVGELKEVLCKLGKEIPWVTEPVTSDNVVKHVGDIVKNRFALLRRAMRSHEDALKEENQLCCKEANPFEPEDQTPHATTRNPNEAKEIGEDTESKSNQEPEPNWGKRMLFAPPCVIHPKRRRMALEGLKDVTGDEEISDSEIESYIRTPREAREFAEMQKAWESQNEEAKCE, translated from the exons ATGCCTGCAGCGGGTTTAAAATGTCCCCGATGCGGCTCGCCCAACATTGTAGAGGACGATCATCACACTCAGCGTCAGAATGTCTGCGTGGACTGTGGTGCTGTGGTGTCAGAGGGGGCTCTCACCCACGATGTTTTCGAAggctcag ATGTCAGCTACAGCCGAACAACAGCTGTCGCTAAAAAGCCATGTTTAAACCAGATAAAAG GCCAGCAGCAACTAAAAGCCCTTTGCAGAGTCCTACGGGCCAACAATGAAATCGAGACCTTGTCAAGCACGTATTTCGCGCAGGCTTACGAGCACGAAAGCTTCCTGAAAGTCAGCCTGCAGAAGAAGGAATGCCTGGCCGGCTGCTGCGTGCTGGTGAGCTGCAGGCAGCTCAACTGGCCCGTCACCATGGGCACCATCGCATGTTTGATGGAGGCAGACATTGTGATGATGGGCGCCGTCTACCAAGAAATGATGAAGGTTCTCAAGGTCGAGGCACCACTGATCAACGTCAGCGATGTGATGGAGGCTCATTGTCAAGA GTACAAAATTAGCTCCCTCGACGTGCATGAAGACCTTGCCGAGGACCACAAGGACTTAAACAAACGAGCCTTGTCCCTGGTAGAGCTGGCCGCCGACGCCTGGATCCTGACCGGCCGCAAGCCCGTTCCCTTAATGATGGCGACGGTCTACTTGGCCTGGCAGTCCCTAAACCCCAATCACGTTCGCATCAAAGTGTCATTGGAGAAGTTCTGTCTGATtgccaaaatgaaaaagaacCGGGTCGCCGCCAAGAGAGTGGGTGAGCTTAAGGAGGTGCTTTGCAAACTGGGGAAGGAGATCCCTTGGGTGACGGAGCCGGTGACGTCGGACAATGTGGTTAAGCACGTGGGAGATATCGTAAAGAACAGATTTGCTCTACTACGGAGGGCTATGAGGAGCCATGAGGACGCCTTAAAGGAGGAGAACCAATTGTGCTGCAAAGAAGCAAATCCTTTTGAACCTGAAGATCAGACTCCACATGCAACCACTCGAAATCCTAATGAGGCTAAAGAGATAGGAGAGGACACAGAGTCCAAGAGTAATCAAGAACCAGAACCCAACTGGGGGAAGAGGATGCTTTTCGCACCACCCTGTGTGATTCACCCTAAAAGACGGAGAATGGCGCTAGAAGGGCTTAAAGATGTAACTGGTGACGAGGAGATCTCGGACAGCGAGATTGAGTCTTATATTCGCACCCCGCGGGAGGCCAGGGAATTTGCGGAGATGCAGAAGGCTTGGGAATCACAAAATGAGGAGGCCAAATGTGAATAA